Proteins from a genomic interval of Toxotes jaculatrix isolate fToxJac2 chromosome 5, fToxJac2.pri, whole genome shotgun sequence:
- the LOC121182249 gene encoding MOB kinase activator 2, translated as MGGCHSYPSATEADGKTPQPSDISSEKLGINNNNLEERPYLQQQYVCQRITHTDMLALTALPPGVDKAEWLASNTVAFFKHINLFSSALSEFCTPSTCPTACGPGNTIYVWTDDHGRKLKCSAPLYFDYAMSYIQDLLTDEEVFPTKAGSVFPTGFIFLVQKVFLLLFRTLAHIYWSHYREALALGLQAHLNTLFTHLTLFCRQHALLEPEDTEPLQDLITALGQNG; from the exons ATGGGGGGTTGCCATAGTTACCCCTCGGCTACGGAGGCAGACGGAAAGACTCCTCAGCCTTCTGACATCAGCAGTGAAAAACT GGGAATTAACAACAATAATCTGGAGGAGCGTCCgtacctgcagcagcagtacGTGTGCCAGCGGATcacgcacacagacatgctGGCCCTCACAGCGCTGCCGCCAGGCGTCGACAAGGCTGAGTGGCTTGCCAGCAACA CGGTGGCATTTTTCAAGCATATAAACCTGTTCTCCAGCGCGCTGTCTGAGTTCTGCACTCCCAGCACCTGCCCAACTGCGTGCGGACCTGGCAACAC GATTTATGTCTGGACTGACGACCACGGCAGGAAGCTGAAGTGCTCTGCTCCGCTTTACTTTGACTATGCCATGTCATACATTCAGGACCTACTCACAGATGAAGAAGTTTTCCCCACAAAAGCAG gTTCAGTGTTTCCAACAGGCTTCATCTTTCTGGTCCAGAaagtgtttttgctgttgttcagGACCCTGGCTCACATTTACTGGTCTCACTACAGAGAAGCACTTGCTCTGGGCCTGCAGGCACACCTCAACACACTcttcacacacctcacactctTCTGCCGGCAGCACGCGCTGCTGGAGCCTGAGGACACTGAGCCGCTGCAGGACCTCATTACGGCTCTGGGACAGAATGGCTGA
- the adm2b gene encoding uncharacterized protein adm2b, which yields MCALPPAWLCLLLGLLPLEIQSRALTLQSLSHRHRYGCLTKHLQIDAYAVPGGGGNWLSLPRMSKYSKSSHTTIMPTVSDLSVATDNHITHGDRPIIWRALLHKEPLPMLSDPLLDQSDSVPQEATVWQRGSRGRRHANSSGGRGHSHLMRVGCVLGTCQVQNLSHRLYQLIGQSGREGSSPINPRSPHSYG from the exons ATGTGTGCGCTCCCGCCGGCGTGGCTGTGCCTGCTGCTCGGCCTCCTCCCTCTGGAGATCCAGTCCAGGGCTCTGACTCTGCAGAGCCTGTCCCACAGACACAGGTACGGCTGCCTCACAAAGCACTTGCAAATTGATGCGTATGCTGTTCCAGGTGGAGGTGGAAACTG GTTGAGTTTACCCAGAATGTCTAAATACTCAAAGTCTTCTCACACCACCATCATGCCTACTGTGTCTGATCTCTCTGTTGCCACTGACAACCACATTACCCATGGAGACAGACCTATCATCTGGAGAGCCCTGCTGCACAAAGAACCCCTGCCAATGTTGTCGGATCCGTTGCTTGACCAAAGCGACAGTGTGCCGCAGGAAGCGACGGTCTGGCAACGTGGGTCACGGGGTCGCCGTCATGCCAACAGCAGCGGTGGGAGGGGCCACAGCCACCTAATGAGGGTGGGGTGTGTCCTTGGTACTTGTCAAGTTCAAAACCTCAGCCACCGTCTCTACCAGCTGATTGGACAGAGTGGAAGGGAAGGCTCCTCTCCCATCAACCCTCGCAGTCCTCACAGTTATGGTTAA